From Algoriphagus sp. NG3, the proteins below share one genomic window:
- the mnmA gene encoding tRNA 2-thiouridine(34) synthase MnmA, whose protein sequence is MKTRPRVVVGLSGGVDSSVAAHLLIEQGYEVIGMFMKNWHDESVTISNECPWMEDSTDAMLVAEKLGIPFQAIDLSEEYRERIVNYMFSEYEAGRTPNPDILCNREIKFDIFLKAAEKLKADFVATGHYCQKGEIIETDGKTAYQLLAGADPNKDQSYFLCQLNQSQLSKALFPIGHLQKPEVRKIAKEMDLITADKKDSQGLCFIGKVRLPDFLQQQLKPKKGKIIQIPEELAIYQSQQIPAGIAPEEYDQEMLDALSLPLHYSQDQGKVLGEHNGAHYFTVGQRKGLQVGGTGKPLFVISTDTKENVIYTGLGETHPGLLRNGLFVKTEEIHWIREDLKLNIGETARYEARIRYRQPLSGATLIQKENGLYVIFDQPQKGVASGQFVAWYDGEECIGSGTIF, encoded by the coding sequence ATGAAGACAAGACCAAGAGTAGTAGTCGGCCTCTCAGGAGGGGTCGATAGTTCCGTGGCCGCTCACCTACTTATTGAGCAAGGCTACGAAGTCATCGGGATGTTTATGAAAAACTGGCACGATGAATCCGTCACGATTTCCAACGAATGCCCTTGGATGGAAGATTCCACCGATGCCATGTTAGTGGCTGAAAAACTAGGTATCCCCTTCCAGGCTATAGACCTGAGCGAAGAGTATCGAGAAAGAATCGTGAATTACATGTTCTCGGAATACGAAGCAGGACGAACTCCTAATCCTGATATACTTTGCAATAGGGAAATCAAATTTGATATATTCCTAAAAGCAGCTGAAAAACTCAAAGCGGATTTTGTAGCTACCGGGCATTATTGCCAGAAAGGTGAAATCATTGAAACTGATGGTAAAACAGCCTATCAGCTACTTGCAGGAGCCGATCCAAATAAGGACCAGAGTTATTTCCTATGTCAATTGAATCAAAGTCAACTAAGCAAGGCGCTCTTTCCTATAGGACATTTGCAAAAGCCGGAAGTAAGGAAAATAGCCAAGGAAATGGATCTGATCACTGCGGACAAAAAAGACAGCCAGGGACTTTGTTTTATAGGAAAAGTACGGCTTCCTGATTTCCTACAGCAGCAGCTAAAACCTAAAAAGGGGAAGATTATCCAGATTCCTGAAGAGTTGGCTATTTATCAAAGTCAGCAAATCCCAGCTGGAATAGCTCCAGAAGAATATGATCAGGAAATGCTGGATGCCCTCTCTCTCCCACTACACTATTCCCAAGATCAGGGCAAAGTATTGGGAGAACATAATGGAGCCCATTATTTTACCGTAGGCCAACGAAAAGGACTACAGGTAGGTGGGACAGGAAAGCCCTTGTTTGTGATTTCTACAGATACCAAAGAAAACGTGATCTATACAGGTTTGGGAGAAACCCATCCGGGATTGCTCCGGAATGGGCTTTTTGTCAAAACTGAAGAAATTCATTGGATTCGTGAGGACCTTAAACTCAACATTGGAGAAACTGCCAGATACGAAGCCCGTATCCGTTATCGTCAACCTCTCAGTGGAGCTACACTGATCCAAAAAGAAAATGGCCTCTACGTCATCTTTGATCAACCCCAAAAAGGTGTGGCCTCCGGTCAATTCGTGGCATGGTATGATGGGGAGGAATGTATTGGTTCTGGGACGATATTTTAG
- a CDS encoding serine hydrolase domain-containing protein, protein MKHLLSYTLLVILLSACQDKQSAADNLLVDDLVRTRIDSTLSSFVESGNIAGVSALLFEKDQEVYFNAFGYADLENQVKMDRNTIVQIYSMTKPITGTALMTLYEEGKFQLDDSLSKYAPEFVDMRVYDGVDENGNVKLVDADRPVTIRDLTRHTAGFPNRADIPGLSEILAEKDPRSYEIDLSEMAKRISEVPLWFQPGAQWEYGQSVDVQAFLVEKISGIPYKDYVQMHVLEPLKMNNTRYFVPESERSKMSASYRRTGEGQLEKLPNEEAHDFNINEYPLTPGGFGLTSTLDDYMKFARMLVHKGEFEGTRILQPETVELMATNHLPDSVTERSWLPSKGNVGFGIDFAVRTAPPASADEMNGIVGEYFWDGAASTLFWVDPVNEITAVLFVQLYPYDQIKLHKKFKDAVYGKYRPMETN, encoded by the coding sequence ATGAAACATCTCTTATCCTATACTCTGCTGGTCATCCTTTTATCTGCCTGTCAGGACAAACAATCCGCAGCGGACAATCTATTGGTAGATGATTTAGTCCGTACTCGGATTGATTCTACCCTTTCCAGTTTTGTGGAAAGTGGGAATATAGCCGGAGTTTCAGCGTTGCTTTTCGAAAAAGACCAAGAAGTATATTTCAATGCGTTCGGCTATGCTGACCTGGAAAATCAGGTGAAAATGGATAGAAATACCATTGTGCAGATTTACTCCATGACCAAGCCGATTACAGGTACCGCATTGATGACACTTTATGAAGAAGGGAAATTCCAGTTGGATGACTCGCTCTCAAAATATGCGCCTGAATTCGTAGATATGAGAGTTTATGATGGAGTGGATGAAAATGGCAATGTGAAGCTAGTCGATGCTGACCGCCCTGTCACTATCCGCGATCTCACACGCCATACAGCAGGTTTTCCCAATCGGGCAGATATCCCGGGACTGAGTGAGATTTTAGCAGAAAAAGATCCAAGAAGCTATGAAATAGATCTGAGTGAAATGGCAAAACGCATTTCCGAAGTGCCGTTATGGTTCCAGCCCGGCGCCCAATGGGAATATGGTCAATCCGTCGATGTACAGGCATTTTTGGTGGAAAAAATCTCCGGAATTCCCTACAAGGACTATGTGCAAATGCATGTCCTGGAACCATTGAAAATGAACAATACCCGTTATTTTGTTCCAGAATCTGAAAGATCCAAAATGTCTGCCTCCTACCGCAGGACAGGAGAAGGACAGCTAGAGAAATTACCAAATGAAGAAGCCCACGACTTCAACATCAATGAATACCCGCTGACACCAGGAGGATTCGGACTGACTTCTACCCTTGATGATTATATGAAATTTGCCCGAATGCTCGTTCACAAAGGGGAATTTGAAGGAACAAGAATCTTACAACCTGAAACCGTAGAATTAATGGCTACCAACCATCTGCCGGACTCGGTCACCGAGAGATCCTGGCTACCAAGCAAGGGAAATGTAGGGTTTGGGATTGATTTCGCAGTGCGCACAGCCCCGCCTGCAAGTGCTGATGAAATGAATGGTATAGTAGGTGAATACTTTTGGGACGGTGCCGCCAGCACACTCTTCTGGGTGGATCCCGTGAATGAAATAACTGCAGTACTCTTTGTCCAGCTTTACCCATATGATCAGATTAAGCTTCATAAGAAGTTTAAGGATGCTGTTTACGGCAAATACCGGCCTATGGAAACCAACTAG
- a CDS encoding ROK family protein: MEKNKKKILVIDIGGSNVKILATGAEERIKIPSGADFKPEEMVELVKENASHWEYDMITMGFPGVVKENRIITEPVNLGEGWKTFDFQAAFNCPIKFINDAAMQALGSFEGKKLLFLGFGTGLGTSMVIHNTIIPMEGGHLPFKKRTFEDYVGKEYLTKNGTKRWEKNVQKTIEIFRAAFQPDDILLGGGNSKLLTQLPEGCRLGTNQNAFKGGFKFWEEDFKL, from the coding sequence ATGGAAAAAAACAAAAAGAAAATTCTGGTCATAGATATCGGGGGTTCGAATGTGAAAATCCTGGCTACAGGTGCAGAAGAACGTATAAAAATCCCATCTGGTGCTGACTTTAAGCCGGAGGAAATGGTAGAACTTGTCAAAGAAAATGCCTCGCACTGGGAATATGATATGATTACTATGGGATTTCCGGGTGTAGTCAAAGAAAACAGGATCATCACCGAGCCGGTCAATCTTGGCGAAGGCTGGAAGACTTTTGATTTTCAGGCTGCCTTCAACTGTCCGATCAAATTTATAAATGATGCCGCCATGCAGGCGCTTGGCAGCTTTGAAGGCAAGAAACTGCTTTTCTTGGGCTTTGGCACAGGCCTCGGTACTTCCATGGTCATCCACAATACTATTATTCCTATGGAAGGCGGCCACCTTCCTTTTAAGAAAAGGACATTTGAAGACTATGTAGGCAAGGAGTACCTAACAAAAAACGGTACCAAACGCTGGGAGAAAAATGTCCAAAAAACCATTGAAATTTTCCGGGCAGCCTTTCAGCCGGACGATATTTTACTCGGCGGGGGAAATTCCAAATTGCTGACCCAACTCCCTGAAGGCTGCCGTCTAGGCACCAATCAAAATGCCTTTAAAGGAGGATTTAAATTCTGGGAGGAAGACTTTAAACTATAA
- a CDS encoding transglutaminase family protein translates to MSIKVAIRHYTKYDYEKSISLSPQVIRLRPAPHSRTHIKGYSLNIKPENHFINWQQDPFGNYLARVVFPEKVKFFEIDVEVIADMVVINPFDFFVDDYASGFPFDYEESLEVQLGPYLAITEGGALLMKLVEKAKQLISKDIITVDYLVAINAMINRELKYNVRMEPGVQSCEETLTIGSGSCRDFAWLMVQVLRHVGLASRFASGYLVQLTADEKSLDGPSGPEADFTDLHAWTEVYVPGAGWIGLDSTSGLFAGEGHIPLACTPSPQDAAPISGMAEPVKTEFHFENKVTRIEETPRVTKPYSDEQWEQILAVGETVEKDLVANDVRLTMGGEPTFVAVDNQDAPEWNSDADGEHKRKLANTLFHKLKDEFGKGALMQYGQGKWYPGEPLPRWKLACFWRKDGVPMWHDDSLMADLSKDYKLSAKDAEKFSFELVEQLNIDPKNIRPLFEDPFYFIWQEGKVPVNIDPYAYDLKSPLERQKLAQLLNEGMDKPVGFSIPLEWEYTEQRWMSCRWDFRRKDMFLIPGNSPAGLRLPLDSIEFTPAEDEPIKPENDLFAQVGALPAATNSQKKKPINSDRVFKTSLVAEVREGKLFVFFPPVSFIEHYLDLVGAVERTAKKLNIPILIEGYDPPSDKRIEKMMITPDPGVIEVNIHPAKSWKEIVHNYGTLYEKARESRLISEKFNVDGKHTGTGGGNHITLGGESPEHSPLLRRPDVLRSFITYWQHHPALSYLFSTQFIGPTSQAPRVDEGRDDMLYELELAFQQVPEGKENEIPFWMVDRIFRNLLVDITGNTHRAEFCIDKLYSPDSSSGRLGILEFRGFDMPPHYRMSMVQLLLIRALLSWFWKEPYKHKLVRWGTSLHDKFLLPHYCYKDMTEVMNDLKGAGYNFDISWFDPFFSFRFPFVGELQVEDIHIDMKMAIEPWHVLGEEMSSTGTARYVDSSLERLQIKISGLTDSRYYLLCNGYRIPLKNTGVQGEFVAGIRYRAWQPYSALHPTIGIDTPLVIDLYDSWTKKSIAACQYHVVHPGGRSYDNFPINSYEAEARRISRFFDYGHTIAKPAAALAQENIQPGRYLTETTAQNNYETLQEEINPDFPHTMDLRRYKKRD, encoded by the coding sequence ATGTCTATTAAAGTTGCTATCCGGCACTATACCAAATATGATTACGAAAAAAGCATCAGCTTAAGCCCTCAGGTGATCCGTCTGAGACCTGCGCCACATTCTCGTACACATATCAAAGGGTATTCTTTGAATATCAAACCAGAGAATCACTTTATCAATTGGCAGCAAGATCCTTTTGGAAATTATTTGGCTAGAGTGGTATTTCCTGAAAAGGTCAAGTTTTTTGAAATTGACGTGGAAGTGATCGCAGACATGGTGGTGATCAATCCTTTTGATTTTTTTGTGGATGATTATGCTTCTGGTTTTCCTTTTGATTACGAGGAGAGTCTGGAAGTACAGTTAGGGCCATATTTGGCTATCACTGAAGGAGGAGCCCTTCTCATGAAGCTGGTGGAGAAGGCTAAGCAATTGATATCGAAGGATATTATCACGGTGGACTATCTGGTTGCCATCAATGCTATGATCAACCGGGAGCTGAAGTATAATGTACGCATGGAACCTGGAGTGCAGTCTTGCGAAGAAACCTTGACTATTGGCTCAGGCTCATGCCGTGATTTTGCATGGCTGATGGTTCAGGTTTTGCGCCATGTGGGCTTGGCTTCCCGCTTTGCATCAGGATATCTGGTGCAGCTGACAGCAGATGAAAAATCCCTTGATGGACCCTCAGGGCCAGAGGCAGATTTTACTGACCTTCATGCTTGGACAGAGGTGTATGTACCCGGCGCTGGATGGATAGGACTGGATTCTACTTCCGGTTTATTTGCCGGAGAAGGTCATATTCCTTTGGCGTGTACACCGAGTCCTCAGGATGCTGCTCCGATTTCTGGTATGGCTGAACCGGTGAAGACCGAGTTTCACTTCGAAAATAAAGTAACCCGCATAGAAGAAACGCCCAGAGTAACCAAGCCATACAGTGATGAACAATGGGAGCAAATACTCGCAGTAGGTGAAACTGTGGAGAAAGATCTGGTAGCCAATGACGTGAGACTAACCATGGGGGGAGAACCAACTTTTGTGGCTGTGGATAACCAGGATGCTCCGGAGTGGAATTCTGATGCTGATGGCGAGCATAAGCGAAAGTTGGCAAATACACTTTTCCATAAGCTCAAAGACGAATTTGGCAAAGGTGCGCTGATGCAGTATGGTCAAGGAAAATGGTATCCCGGAGAGCCATTGCCAAGATGGAAGCTGGCATGTTTCTGGAGAAAGGATGGAGTGCCTATGTGGCATGATGATAGCCTGATGGCTGATTTGTCAAAGGACTATAAGCTAAGCGCAAAGGATGCTGAGAAATTCTCTTTTGAGCTCGTGGAACAGCTTAACATAGACCCTAAGAATATACGGCCGCTATTCGAAGATCCATTTTATTTTATCTGGCAGGAAGGTAAAGTACCGGTAAACATTGATCCTTATGCATATGATCTAAAATCCCCATTGGAGAGACAAAAGCTAGCCCAGCTTCTTAACGAAGGCATGGACAAGCCAGTGGGATTTTCTATTCCGCTGGAGTGGGAGTACACCGAACAACGCTGGATGAGTTGCAGGTGGGACTTCCGAAGGAAAGATATGTTTCTGATACCTGGCAATTCCCCAGCAGGTTTACGATTGCCACTGGATTCCATCGAATTTACCCCTGCGGAAGATGAACCCATCAAACCTGAAAATGATCTGTTTGCGCAAGTAGGGGCATTACCGGCAGCTACAAATTCCCAAAAGAAAAAACCGATTAATTCTGATCGGGTTTTTAAAACCTCCCTGGTAGCAGAAGTGCGTGAAGGAAAGTTGTTTGTGTTTTTTCCTCCGGTCTCATTTATTGAGCATTACTTAGATCTGGTGGGAGCTGTGGAGCGTACGGCAAAGAAGCTGAATATCCCGATTTTGATAGAAGGGTATGATCCTCCATCTGACAAAAGAATAGAAAAAATGATGATCACTCCGGATCCTGGTGTGATCGAAGTGAATATACATCCTGCCAAGTCATGGAAAGAGATTGTACACAATTATGGGACACTCTATGAAAAGGCTAGAGAAAGCCGTCTGATCAGTGAAAAATTCAATGTGGATGGAAAGCATACCGGGACGGGTGGGGGGAACCATATTACGCTAGGTGGAGAGTCGCCTGAACATAGCCCATTGTTAAGAAGACCGGATGTATTGAGAAGTTTTATCACCTATTGGCAGCATCACCCAGCACTGTCTTATTTGTTTTCCACCCAGTTTATAGGACCTACCAGTCAGGCCCCACGGGTGGACGAGGGTAGGGATGATATGCTTTATGAGCTTGAACTGGCTTTTCAGCAGGTTCCTGAAGGCAAGGAAAACGAAATTCCATTCTGGATGGTTGATAGGATTTTTAGGAATTTACTAGTTGATATCACAGGAAACACCCACCGGGCTGAATTTTGCATTGATAAATTGTATTCTCCCGATTCGAGTAGTGGTAGACTGGGGATTTTGGAGTTTAGGGGATTTGATATGCCGCCACACTACAGGATGAGTATGGTGCAGCTGTTATTGATCAGGGCACTGTTGAGCTGGTTTTGGAAAGAACCGTATAAACATAAATTAGTCAGATGGGGTACCTCTCTGCATGATAAGTTCCTGCTGCCACATTACTGTTATAAGGATATGACGGAAGTAATGAATGATCTGAAAGGTGCGGGATATAACTTTGATATCTCATGGTTTGATCCATTCTTCAGTTTTCGTTTTCCTTTTGTTGGTGAATTGCAAGTAGAAGATATTCATATAGATATGAAGATGGCAATAGAGCCGTGGCACGTACTGGGAGAGGAGATGTCCAGCACTGGTACTGCGAGATATGTGGATTCTTCATTGGAAAGACTACAGATAAAAATTTCAGGTCTTACGGATTCCCGGTATTACCTGCTGTGCAATGGATACAGGATTCCACTCAAAAATACAGGTGTTCAGGGAGAGTTTGTCGCAGGGATCCGTTACCGGGCTTGGCAGCCTTATTCCGCATTGCATCCTACGATAGGAATCGACACACCTTTGGTGATAGATTTATACGATTCTTGGACCAAAAAGTCCATAGCGGCCTGTCAGTATCATGTGGTGCATCCAGGAGGAAGAAGTTATGACAACTTTCCGATAAATAGCTATGAGGCTGAAGCCCGCAGGATTTCCAGGTTCTTTGATTATGGGCATACCATTGCCAAGCCTGCCGCGGCACTAGCCCAAGAAAATATACAACCAGGCCGATACCTTACCGAAACGACTGCCCAGAATAATTATGAAACACTCCAAGAGGAAATCAATCCGGATTTTCCACACACCATGGATTTGCGCAGATATAAAAAACGTGATTAG
- a CDS encoding circularly permuted type 2 ATP-grasp protein produces the protein MIESYLIEKMFNNAPFLDEMATDQGKIHPHWERIAKYYEQIGSERMRQFRDEVGRQLRENGVTYNVYGDPNGMNRPWILDPVPMVFSGEEWDVIEKGLIQRTELLNLIMSDLYGDQTLIKEGHIPFELVYNHKGFLRQAHHIKLDGNQQLVQYSSDLARGPNGKMWVLHDRTDAPSGAGYTFENRAAMTRVFPELIRENHVSKITSYYQTFKNTLSNLTTNNKENPRVVLLSPGPTNETFFEHAYISSFMGFTLAFGEDLTVSDGYVWLKTIKGLEKVDVIIRRVDDVFCDPLEFRSDSHLGVVGLMEAVRQRKVLVINPLGCRVLENPGLMAFLPKISKHLLGRDLDLPSVATWWCGQPKEMSYVFEHLDSLVIRNIYRGTNHKSVFGGTLSKAERERLKQQIRRSPYMFVGQEMVEFSTTPSYINNKLEARNAVFRSYVVADSENNSYKVMPGGLSRSSPEKGAFLVSNQTGGISKDTWILGKVKENHAPTKSVKIQPLVRNVLPSRTGERLFWLGRYLERSAYTVRLMRMTLLSYNEADEDIHLHENPVLSTLLKTLTVMTGTLPGFTEPSKLKNPEAELLSLVYDSEKSGSLAYSIQAFLSNAYAVRDRLSLDTWRILDSISEELSHMKRSDITLMQAYQRLDNMVVKLMAFYGLNIDNMTREPTWHLLNIGRFIESAANNCTILREMLSKFYDTESNKELMEDTLRCNESLVTYRYRYRSNLEMSGVLSLLILHEDNPRSLIYQLLEIDHHLKTLPSQSEMELFSVERKSLLEAITKIRLCDVNRLSISNPVTHEFEALTELLDEVISLLHSTSDIIYEKYFSHTGSGYRMMQSTIPEI, from the coding sequence ATGATTGAGTCCTATCTTATTGAAAAAATGTTCAATAATGCGCCATTTCTGGATGAAATGGCCACCGACCAAGGTAAAATCCATCCGCATTGGGAGCGAATAGCTAAATACTACGAACAGATTGGGTCTGAGCGTATGCGGCAGTTTCGTGATGAAGTAGGACGTCAACTCCGTGAAAACGGAGTGACCTACAATGTCTATGGAGATCCAAATGGAATGAACAGACCGTGGATTTTGGATCCGGTTCCTATGGTTTTCAGTGGTGAAGAGTGGGATGTGATTGAGAAAGGGTTGATTCAACGTACTGAGCTTTTAAACCTTATAATGAGTGATTTGTATGGAGATCAAACCCTGATCAAAGAAGGTCATATTCCATTCGAATTGGTTTATAACCACAAGGGATTTCTCCGACAGGCGCATCATATCAAACTGGATGGGAATCAACAATTAGTGCAATATTCTTCTGACCTAGCCCGTGGCCCCAATGGCAAAATGTGGGTGCTTCATGACCGCACCGATGCACCATCAGGAGCAGGGTACACATTTGAAAACAGAGCAGCGATGACCAGGGTTTTTCCGGAATTGATCCGGGAGAACCACGTGAGTAAAATCACTTCTTATTACCAGACTTTCAAGAATACGCTGAGTAATCTTACTACTAACAATAAAGAAAATCCAAGAGTAGTGCTTCTTTCACCCGGCCCTACCAATGAGACCTTCTTTGAGCATGCTTATATTTCCTCATTTATGGGATTTACGCTGGCTTTTGGAGAGGATTTGACTGTGAGTGATGGCTACGTCTGGTTGAAAACCATTAAGGGTCTGGAGAAAGTGGATGTGATCATACGTCGTGTAGATGATGTGTTTTGCGATCCTCTGGAGTTTAGAAGTGATTCTCATTTAGGAGTGGTGGGACTGATGGAGGCTGTCCGTCAGAGGAAAGTATTGGTGATTAACCCCTTAGGATGTAGGGTGCTGGAAAACCCTGGCTTAATGGCTTTTTTGCCTAAAATCAGTAAACACTTACTGGGTAGGGACCTAGACCTTCCTTCAGTGGCAACTTGGTGGTGCGGCCAACCTAAGGAGATGAGTTATGTCTTTGAGCACCTTGACTCTCTGGTGATCAGAAATATCTACAGGGGGACTAACCATAAATCAGTATTCGGGGGGACTCTTTCTAAGGCGGAACGCGAGCGATTGAAACAGCAAATACGTAGAAGCCCATATATGTTTGTCGGTCAGGAGATGGTAGAGTTTTCCACGACGCCTTCCTATATCAACAACAAGTTGGAGGCAAGAAATGCTGTATTCAGGAGCTATGTGGTGGCTGATTCTGAAAACAACAGCTATAAGGTAATGCCTGGAGGCTTGTCGAGAAGTTCTCCTGAAAAAGGAGCCTTTCTTGTATCCAATCAAACGGGGGGTATTAGCAAGGATACCTGGATTTTGGGAAAGGTCAAAGAAAACCATGCGCCTACGAAATCTGTAAAAATCCAACCTTTAGTGAGAAATGTTCTCCCTAGCCGTACTGGAGAGCGACTGTTTTGGTTGGGCAGGTATCTTGAACGCTCAGCTTATACAGTTCGTCTGATGCGTATGACCTTGCTTTCATACAACGAAGCAGATGAAGATATACATCTGCATGAAAATCCAGTGCTGAGCACCTTGCTTAAAACCCTGACAGTGATGACAGGCACTTTACCTGGCTTCACAGAACCCAGTAAACTAAAAAATCCAGAAGCAGAATTACTTTCTCTGGTTTATGATTCAGAAAAATCAGGCAGTCTTGCCTATTCTATACAAGCTTTCTTATCCAATGCATATGCAGTTCGTGACAGATTAAGCCTGGATACCTGGAGAATTCTAGACAGTATCTCTGAGGAACTCAGCCATATGAAGAGATCAGATATAACGCTGATGCAAGCATATCAGCGTTTGGACAATATGGTAGTGAAACTGATGGCTTTCTATGGTCTGAACATCGACAACATGACTCGTGAGCCCACCTGGCACTTGTTGAATATCGGTCGATTTATCGAGTCAGCTGCCAATAACTGTACTATTCTGAGGGAGATGCTCTCCAAATTCTATGATACTGAATCTAATAAAGAGCTGATGGAAGATACGCTGAGGTGCAATGAAAGCTTGGTAACCTATCGCTATAGGTACAGATCAAATCTGGAAATGTCGGGGGTGCTGAGTTTGCTGATTCTCCATGAAGACAATCCAAGGTCACTGATCTATCAATTGCTGGAGATTGACCATCATTTGAAGACTTTGCCGAGTCAGAGCGAAATGGAATTGTTCAGCGTAGAACGAAAAAGCTTGCTTGAAGCAATTACTAAAATCCGGCTCTGTGATGTCAATAGGTTATCAATTTCAAATCCTGTTACGCATGAATTTGAAGCCTTGACAGAGCTGCTGGATGAGGTGATTTCCTTATTGCACAGCACTTCAGATATTATTTATGAAAAATACTTTAGCCATACGGGCAGTGGATACCGAATGATGCAATCTACTATACCGGAGATATAA
- a CDS encoding transglutaminase family protein: MKYQIIHTTDYIYEFPATLCHNLMFQIPVDLTFQKVEHYSCEISPKPSSELERVDFFGNKYLYFSVERSHKNLSVRSRSIVDLGIPAWMGLGAEETMPWEKVVALLHTTSTPVDIRQYYLESNHVQFVDGITEYALKSFTAGRPIMEAMLDLNTRIFKDFAFTPGFTDISTPLEKVFKHRKGVCQDFAHFSLACLRAIGLAARYVSGYLETLPPPGKPKLVGADASHAWIALYIPGHDWVEFDATNNLLVSDKHIRVAVGRDFADVTPLKGIVYSGSEQEMKVSVDVRNLAEK; this comes from the coding sequence ATGAAATATCAGATCATCCACACCACAGACTATATCTACGAGTTTCCTGCTACACTTTGTCATAACTTGATGTTTCAGATTCCAGTAGATCTTACTTTTCAGAAGGTGGAGCACTACAGCTGTGAGATCAGTCCAAAACCAAGTTCCGAACTAGAAAGAGTAGATTTTTTTGGAAATAAATACCTTTATTTTTCCGTAGAAAGATCACATAAAAATCTTAGTGTAAGATCACGGAGCATAGTAGATTTGGGTATTCCTGCCTGGATGGGTCTTGGAGCTGAAGAAACTATGCCGTGGGAGAAAGTAGTTGCTCTGCTTCACACTACCTCCACTCCTGTGGATATTCGTCAATATTACTTGGAATCGAACCATGTTCAATTTGTGGATGGTATAACGGAATATGCGTTAAAATCATTTACTGCTGGCCGTCCTATCATGGAAGCAATGCTTGATCTCAATACTAGGATATTCAAGGATTTTGCATTTACCCCTGGATTTACAGATATCAGCACACCTTTGGAGAAGGTTTTTAAGCATAGGAAAGGTGTTTGCCAAGATTTTGCACACTTTTCCTTGGCTTGTTTGAGAGCTATAGGTTTGGCTGCTAGATATGTGAGCGGGTATCTAGAGACTTTACCTCCTCCGGGCAAGCCAAAATTGGTTGGAGCAGATGCCTCTCATGCCTGGATAGCTCTATATATTCCTGGACACGACTGGGTGGAATTTGATGCCACCAATAATCTTTTGGTTAGTGATAAGCATATCCGTGTGGCAGTGGGTAGGGATTTTGCGGATGTAACCCCCTTGAAAGGAATCGTTTATAGCGGTAGTGAACAGGAAATGAAAGTGAGTGTGGACGTAAGAAATCTGGCGGAAAAATAG
- a CDS encoding DMT family transporter, translating to MAEIIFIILAVSIRVIANPLGNVFQKQLTQAGSHPFWVNFLTYLLLTLACCLSLPFIEIRTLNKGFWIYSILGGIFGAMGNGLLVKALHKGDLSILGPINSYKAIVALIFGVFLLGEIPNIWGIIGIGIIIYGSYMVLDTTEERFTPALLKNKEIQFRIGAMILTAIEAVFVKRVIISSSPTLAFYSWCAFGAIFSFIILVVFQIRIKENLQHLTRNTLYKLLFLGGCIATMQLSTNFVFERMDVSYALSLFQLSIIVSVFLGYRFFREKDIRKKIIGSAIMIVGSVMIILLKAN from the coding sequence TTGGCTGAGATCATATTCATCATATTGGCTGTGTCCATTAGAGTAATAGCCAATCCTTTAGGGAACGTCTTTCAAAAGCAACTTACACAAGCAGGATCACATCCTTTTTGGGTTAATTTCCTCACCTATCTTCTGCTCACGCTTGCCTGCTGCCTGAGCTTGCCTTTTATAGAAATAAGGACGCTCAATAAAGGCTTCTGGATTTACTCTATTCTTGGTGGCATTTTTGGAGCAATGGGAAATGGTCTTCTTGTCAAGGCTCTCCATAAAGGAGACCTTTCCATTCTAGGCCCAATCAACTCATACAAAGCCATAGTAGCCTTGATTTTCGGAGTGTTTCTATTAGGAGAAATTCCAAATATCTGGGGAATTATCGGCATTGGAATAATTATCTATGGCAGCTATATGGTTCTTGATACTACTGAAGAGCGGTTTACCCCTGCATTGCTGAAAAATAAAGAAATTCAATTCCGTATCGGTGCGATGATACTCACAGCGATAGAAGCAGTATTCGTAAAGAGAGTAATTATCTCCTCTTCCCCTACCCTTGCGTTTTATTCCTGGTGTGCGTTTGGAGCGATTTTCTCATTTATAATTCTAGTGGTTTTTCAGATCAGGATAAAAGAGAACCTTCAACATTTGACCCGGAATACACTGTATAAACTGCTATTCCTGGGAGGGTGTATAGCTACAATGCAGCTCAGCACAAATTTTGTGTTCGAACGTATGGATGTAAGCTACGCCTTATCGCTATTTCAACTTTCTATCATCGTCAGTGTATTCCTGGGCTATAGATTTTTCCGGGAAAAGGACATCAGGAAAAAAATAATAGGTTCCGCTATAATGATTGTAGGTTCGGTGATGATTATTCTTTTGAAAGCAAACTGA